Part of the Burkholderia humptydooensis genome, GATCGTGTCGTCGACGAAGCGCTCCGCGCCGCCGACGAGCCGCCGATGCTTGCCGCCCATCGTGCGCCAGACGAGCGCGCGATCGCGCGAATCGAACTCGTCGACACCGCGCCGGCTCTCGATCACCTCCGGCCCGGACACGCCGATGCGCCCGGCCTCCGACACCGCGAGCGCCGAGCAGCACGCGGCGATGATCCCGCCGCCGCCGTAGCAGCCGGCGCGCCCGCCGACGAGCCCGACGACGGGCACGCCCGCCGCGCGCGCATCGATCACCGCGCGCACGATCTCGGACACCGCGATCTCGCCCGCGTTCGCCTCCTGCAGCCGCACGCCGCCCGTGTCGAACAGGATCAGCACGGGCGCGGCGCACAGCTCGCGCGCCGCGCGCAGCAGGCCCACGAGCTTCGCGCCGTGCACCTCGCCGAACGCGCCGCCCATGAAGCGCCCTTCCTGCGCGGCGACGAAGACGGGCGCGCCGGCGAGCGTCGCGCGGCCGACGATCATCCCGTCGTCGAACTGCTGCGGCAAATCGAAGAGCGGCAGATGCGGGCTCACGAGCCGCGCTTGCGGGCCGGCGAACTCGTCGAACGAACCGGCGTCGACGAGCCCCGCGAGCCGCTGCCGCGCCGACGCCTCGAACCAGCTCGCGCCCGCCGGCGCGACCTTCGGATGCAGGGTCGTGGCGGCCGCGTTCATCGCGCGTCTGCCTCGATCGCGCGCACCGCCTGCGCGAGCCGCAGCGACACCATGTCGGGCCGCGCGCCGCCGTCGTTGACGGACAGCCGCAGCCCGCCCGGCGAGCGGCGCTCGACGAAATCGGCGACGACCGCCTGCCACACGTCGCCGAAGCCGACGGCGGCCGTGCGGATGTCGACTTCGCATGCGTTGCCGGGCAGCACGCGCTCGACGAGCACTTCGAGATTGCCCGACGCGACGACGCCGACGAGCGCCCACTCGGCGTCGCCCTTCGCGCGCTCGCGCGCGGTGTGGCGATAGTTCAACTGTTCCATTGCGAAACGCTCCTCACCAATTGCGGAATCGGGCGGGCGGCGCGTAGAGGCCCCCCGACCAATGCACGAGATCCTTGATCGACCGCGCGGCGAGGAGCCGCCGGTCGGCGTCGAGCGGATCGATGCCGAGATCCTCCGGGCGCCGGATCGCGCCGCGCTCGCGCAGACGCTCGACGAGCCGGCGGTCGCGGCCGCGGCCGATCTCCGTGTAGCCGGCCACGCCGCGAATCGCATGCTCGCGCTCGTCCGCGTCGCGGCATAGCAGCAGGTTCGCGATCCCTTCCTCGGTGACGATGTGCGTGACGTCGTCGCCGTACACCATCACGGGCGCGAGATCGAGCGCGAGCTTGTCGGCGAGGCGCAGCGCGTCGAGCTTCTCGACGAACATCGGCGCGTTCTTCTCGCCGAACGTCTCGCCGATCTGCACGACGAGCTTGCGCCCGCGCCGCAGCGCCGCGGGCGTCGCCGGATCGGCCTCCTCGCCCGCCTTGATCCACGGCTCGCTCGGATGGCGCCGGCCGCGCGCGTCGCTGCCCATGTTCGGCGCGCCGCCGAAGCCCGCGATCCGCTCGGCCGTCACCGTCGACGAGTGGCCCGCGAGATCGATCTGCAGCGTCGAGCCGATGAACATGTCGCACGCGTAGAGGCCCGCCGTCTGGCAGAACGCGCGGTTCGAGCGCAGCGACCCGTCGCTGCCCGTGAAGAAGACGTCCGAGCGCGCGCGGATGTAATCGTCCATGCCGACTTCGGAGCCGAAGCAATGGATCTGCTCGACCCAGCCGGATTCGATCGCGGGGATGAGCGTCGGATGCGGGTTCAGCGCCCAGTGCGTGCAGACCTGCCCTTTCAGGCCGAGCCGCTCGCCGTAGGTCGGCAGCAGCAGCTCGATTGCCGCCGTGTTGAAGCCGATCCCGTGATTGAGCCGCTTCACGCCGTAGCGCGCGTAGATGCCCTTGATCGCGAGCATCGCGGTGAGGATCTGCGTCTCGGTGATGCCGGCCGGATCGCGCGTGAAGAGCGGCTCGACGTAGAACGGCCGTCCCGCCTCGACGACGAAGTGCACGCGGTCGCCTGGAATGTCCACGCGCGGCACGCGATCGACGATCTTCTCGACCTGCGCGATCACGATGCCGTCCTTGAACGCGGTCGCCTCGACGACGGTCGGCGTGTCCTCGGTGTTCGGGCCGGTGTACAGGTTGCCGTCGGCGTCGGCGCTCACCGCGGCGACGAGCGCGACGTGCGGCGTCAGATCGATGAAGTAGCGCGCGAAGAGCTCGAGATACGTATGCACTGCGCCGAGCTCGATCTTGCCGCCGAACAGGAGCTTCGCGATCCGTTGCGATTGCGGGCCCGAGTACGCATAATCGAGCCGCTTCGCGATCCCGCGCTCGAACACGTCGAGATGCTCGGGCAGCACGACGCCCGATTGCACCATGTGCAGGCCGTGCACCTTCGCGCCGTCGACGGCGGCGAGCGCCGCGGCGAGCAGGTCCGCCTGCTTCTGGTTGTCGCCTTCGATGCAGACGCGCTCGCCCGGCCGCAGCACCGCTTCGAGCAGCGCGGTCGCGTCGCGCGCGGCCACCCGCTTGCGCTGCGCGAGCGGCGCGGCGGCGGCGAGGCGCGCCGCGCGCGCGTCGCGGGCGTCGTTCCATCCCGTCATAGAGTCGTCTCCTGCGAAATCCGTCCGGTAGGTTCCGCGGCATTGTAAGCCGCGCCGCCGCGGCGATTGATGAAGTTGGGCGATGCGACTCAGTGGCGTGCGCGATGGATCGGCGGGGCCGCGGCGCGCACGCCGATGGCCGACCTCGCCGCGCGCGATTTCACGGGCGACTTCACGGGCGACTTCGCAGTCGACTTCGCGGCCGAGACGTCACGCCCCGATCGCCGCCTTCGTCGCGAAAAACAGCAGCGACGGCCCGAGCAGGCACCCGACGCCCGTATGGAACGTCGCGATCAGCGCGCCGTACGGCACGAGCCGCCGGTCGGTCGCGGCGAGCCCGGCGCTCACGCCGCTCACGGTGCCCGCGAGCCCGCCGAAGATCATCGCCGCGCGCGGCGTGCGCAGCCCCATGAAGTTCGCCGCGAACGGCGTGCCGACCATCACGATGATCGCCTTCACGAGGCCCGTCGCGATGCTGAGCGCGATCACGTCGGAGCTCGCGCCGATCGCCGCGCCCGTCACGGGCCCGACGATGTACGTGACGGCGCCCGCGCCGATCGTCGTCATGCTGACCGCGTCCGAATAGCCGAACGCGCGCGCGACGCTCGCGCCGACGACGAACGGCAGCACCGTGCCGAGCAGCAGCGACACGACGCCGATGAGCCCCGCCTTGCGCGCCTCCGCGGGCTGCACCTCGAACGCGGTCGCGACGATCGCGAAGTCGCGCAGCATCGCACCGCCCATCAGGCCGACGCCCGCGAAGAGCGGCACGTCGGCGATGCCTTTCTCGCCGCCCGTGCACGCGCCGCCGACGTAAGCGAGCGCGAGGCCGATCACGATCGCGATCGCCGAGCCGTGCACGCGGCCGAGCGTGAGCTTCCTCGACAGCGCCGCCGACGCGAACATGATGCAGCCGACGAGCGCGAACGACGCGACGAGTCCGTTGTGCGCGACGACCTTTCCGAGCATGTCGATCATGGCCGCCTCCCGCTCAGTTCTCTTCCGGCTGCGGCAGCGCCGCGAGCGCCGTGGCGTCGCGGCCGACGCGCGCGAGCACCGCGATGCAGACCGCGCACACGGCGACCGCGCCCAGCGCCGACAGGAGCGCGACGGGCCCGCCCTTCAGCGCGGCGACCACGTTCTGATTGGCCGCCATCGCGACGACGACCGGGATGTACATCGCGCCCCAGAACGCGATGCCGGACTCGGTCTCCTTCGGCAGCCAGCCGCGGCGATGCAGCGCAAGCCGCAGGCCGATGAGCAGCAGCATCGCGATGCCGACGCCGCCGACGTTGGTCTTCGCGCCGATCGCGGCGCCCAGCAGATCGCCGAGGAAAAGCCCGGCCAGATGGCAGAACGCGAGCAGCGCGGTTCCGTAGATGATCATGCTTGTCTCCTGAGTCCTGATTCCTGATGACGGATCGTCGCGGCGCGAGCGCCGCGGCCCGGCGGCTCGTCGTGCGAAGCGCGTTCTCGGGCGGTAACGGCAATACATCGGCAATGCATCGGCAATAGCGTGAAAACCCGACGGCCCGCCGCGCCGGCTTGCCGTAGACTGGCGGCGGCGGGGGCGTCGCCGGCGCGCGCCACGCACATCCTAGTCCCGCCGCCCTCGGCCATTTATGAAGTTGTCGAATTCGATTCAGTGGGTTTAGCAATGCGTCCGTTACCGCCTGAACTGCTGCGCAGTTTCGTCGCCGTCGCGCAGACGGGCAGCTTCACCGCCGCGTCCGAGCGCGTGAACCTGTCGCAATCGACGGTCAGCCAGCACATCCGCCGCCTCGAAGAGCTGCTCGACCGGCCGCTGTTCGAGCGAGACACCCGCAACGTGCGCCTCGCGCCCAACGGCGAGGCCCTCTTTCGCTACGCGGTGCGCATCCTCGATCTGATGGACGAGGCGGTCGCGTCGGTCTGCGGGCCGCCGCTGTCGGGCAAGGTGCGGCTCGGCCTGTCGGAGGATTTCGCGCTCACGCACCTGACGGCCGCGCTCGCGAGCTTCCTGCAGCGCAACCCGGAAGTCGAGCTCGAGATCGCGACCGGCCTGTCCGGCGACCTGTTCGACGCGCTCGACGCCAGCCGGCACGATCTCGTGTTCGCGAAGCGGATCGCGGGCAGCCGGCGCGGCCGCGTGATCCGCACCGAGCCGCTCTACTGGTGCACGGGCCCCGATTCGCCGCTCACGGGGCGCGAGCCCGTGCTGCCGCTCGCGCTGCATCCGCAGCCGAGCGTGTCGCGCAAGCGCGTGCTCGAGACGCTCGACGCGATCGGCCGGCCCTACCGGATCGCGGTCGCGAGCACCAGCATCGCGGTACTGCGCGCGGCGGCGAGCGCGGGGCTCGGCATCAGCGCGTTCGCCGGCTACGTGATCCCGCACGGGCTCGCGAAGCTCGAAGCCGATCTGCCGCCGCTCGGCGATCTCGAATACGTGATCGACCGGCCCGCGAACGCGTCGCGCCCGGCGCTCGCGCTCGAAGCGACGCTCGTCGCCGCAGCGCACGAGTTCTGACGGAACGCGAAAGAAAGGCCGCGAGCAAGCCGCGAAGGCCACGTCACGCCCGCCGGCCGGTCAAGCCTGACCAAATCGCCATGAAGCGGTCATCGTCCGCTCAGGCGCGCCTGTCCAGAATGCGACTCACCGGCATGCGAAGTCGCCGCGCTTCGCGTGCCGATCCCGTCACCTTTCTGGAGCTCTCGATGAATACGCTTCGCTTTCTCGCCGCGGCAGCAGCCGTCGCGGCAGCCGCGCTGACCGCCACGGCGGCGCTCGCGTCGACGCCCGACGCGCCGCAAGGCAAGACCCGCGCGCAGGTGCGCGCCGAGCTGATCCAGGCGTACCGCGACGGCGTGATCCCGACGTCGGACGGCGACTATCCGCCGAGCCAGGCGACGATCGATGCGAACCGCGCGCGCCTCGCGGCGACCCATCCCGCGTGGGCGCGCGAGCAGCAACAGTAGCCGCGCCGGCGGCGCGCGGCTGCCGGCGGGGCGGGCGACGCTTACGGCAGGAAGCTGCTGCGCCTCGCGTCGATCAGCTCGACGAGCAGACGGTCGCGCTCCGCGCCGAGTGCGTGCATCGAATGCGCGCCCTGGATCTCGCGCAGCGCGTCGATCAACTGGCGATCGACGTCGGGCGAGAATGACGGCGCGCCAAGATCGCTCCACCAGCTCGCCATCGGGCCCGACAGGTGCTCGAGAAAATGCGCGATGCCGCCCTCGCCGCCGCCGAGATGGTAGATGAGGCTCTGCCCCATCAGCCCCCAGCGCAGGCCCGGCCCCCACGACACCGCCTTGTCCGCGTCCTCGACGCTCACGACGCCTTCGCCGACCAGGTGATACACCTCGCGAAAGAGCGCGGCCGCGAGCCGGTTCGCGACGTGGCCCGCCATCTCCTTGTTGAGCACGATCGTCACCTTGCCGAGACCGTCGTAGAAGCGCTTCGCCTGCGCGATCGCGCCGGCGGACGTCGCCGCGCCGCCGACCAGCTCGACGAGCGGAATCAGATGCGGCGGATTGAACGGATGCGCGATCAGGCAACGCTCGGGATGCGCGCCGCATGCGCTCTGGATGTCCGACATCCTGAGCCCGGACGAGCTCGATGCGACGAGCACGTGCGCGGGCAGCCGCGCGTCGATCCGGCGATACAGGTCGCGCTTGAAGTCGAGGCGCTCGGGGCCGTTCTCCTGCACGAAATCGGCGCCGTCGAGCGCCGCGTCGAGCGTCGGCTCGAACGCGACGCGCGGCGCGAGCGTTCCGGCGCGCTCGCCGAGAAAATTCGCGAGCGCGGCGTCGAGCCGCTCGCGCGCGTCGGGCGCCGGATCAGTCACGGCGACGTCGAAGCCCTTCGACAGATAGAACGCGGTCCAGCTCGCGCCGATCACGCCGGCGCCGACGACGGCGATCCGTTGAATCTTCATGGGCGGGTCTCCTGGATGGGCGAATGTGCGGACGATTGTCGCATCGAACGACGACGGCTGCGCGACGCGCCGCGCCGGCTCGGATGCCGCCGAATGCGCGAGGCCGCTCGCGCGCATTCGGCCGCTCCAGCACATTCGTCGGGCGCAAAAAAACCGCATGAGCGCCGAAGCGTCATGCGGTTGTTTCGATTCGCGCGGTTCGGCGGTGCGCCCGATCAGCACTCGATCGACGCGCGCGCGTCGTCGCTCAGCCGCCGAGCCTTGCTTCGATCTTCGCCTTCGTTTCGGCAAGCGCGCCCGGCAGCCGCGCGCCCAGCTTGTCGAACAGCTCCGCGTGCAGCGCGAGCTCGGCGCGCCATTCGTCAGGATTCATCGACGTGACCTGCGCGTACTGCGCGGGCGAGAACGCGAGCCCCGTCCAATGCAGATCCTCGTAGCGCGGCGTCACGCCGAACGCATGCTCGACGCCCTCGCCGCGGCCGTCGATCCGGTCGAGCATCCACTTCAGCACGCGCATGTTCTCGCCGAAGCCCGGCCACGCGAAGCGGCCGTCCGCGTCCTTGCGGAACCAGTTCACGCAGTAAATCTTCGGCAGCGTCGCGCCCGATGCCGCGAGCTTCTCGCCGAGCGCGAGCCAGTGCGCGAAGTAGTCGCTCATGTTGTAGCCGCAGAACGGCAGCATCGCGAACGGATCGCGCCGCACGACGCCCTGCTGCCCCGCCGCCGCCGCCGTCGTCTCCGAGCCCATCGTCGCCGCCATGTACACGCCTTCGCGCCAGTCGCGCGCCTCGGTGACGAGCGGCACCGTCGTCGAGCGGCGGCCGCCGAAGATGAACGCGTCGATCGGCACGCCGGCCGGGTCCTCCCAGTCGTCGTCGATCGACGGGCACTGCGACGCGGGCGCAGTGAAGCGCGAGTTCGGATGCGCGGCCTTGCGGCCCGTCTCGCGGCCGATCTCGGGCGTCCATGCATTGCCCTGCCAGTCGGTGAGCCGCGCGGGCGGCGTATCGGTGAGCCCTTCCCACCAGACGTCGCCGTCATCCGTCAGCGCGACGTTCGTGAAGATCACGTTCTCCTTCAGCGTCGCGAGCGCGTTCGGATTCGTCTTCTCGCCCGTGCCCGGCGCAACGCCGAAGTAGCCCGCCTCCGGGTTGATCGCGTACAGGCGCCCATCCTTGCCGGGCTTGAGCCACGCGATGTCGTCGCCGATCGTCGTCACGCGCCAGCCTTCGAAGCCCTTCGGCGGAATCAGCATTGCGAAGTTGGTCTTGCCGCACGCGGACGGGAACGCCGCGGCGATGTGGTACTTGCGCCCTTGCGGCGACGTCACGCCGAGAATCAGCATGTGCTCGGCGAGCCAGCCCTCGTCGCGCCCCATCGTCGACGCGATCCGCAGCGCGAAGCACTTCTTGCCGAGGAGCGCGTTGCCGCCGTAGCCCGAGCCGAAGCTCCAGATCTCGCGCGACTCGGGGAAATGCACGATGTACTTGGTCGGACTGCACGGCCACGGAACGTCCTGCTCGCCCGCCGCGAGCGGCCGCCCGACGCTGTGCACGCACGGCACGTACTCGCCGTGCTCGCCGAGCGCGTCGAGCACGGCGCGCCCCATGCGCGTCATGATCCGCATGTTGGCGACGACGTACGGGCTATCCGACAGCTCGACGCCGATGTGCGCGATCGGCGAGCCGAGCGGCCCCATCGAGAACGGCACGACGTACAGCGTGCGGCCGCGCATCGCGCCGCGAAAGAGGCCGTTCAGCGTCGCGCGCATTTCGGCGGGCGCGATCCAGTGATTGGTCGGGCCCGCGTCGTCGCGATGCTCGCTGCAGATGAACGTGCGGTCTTCCACGCGCGCGACGTCCGACGGATCGGACAGCGCGAGAAACGAGTTCGGCCGCTTCGCCGGATTGAGGCGCACCATCGTGCGCCGTTCGACCATCTCGTCGCAGAGGCGGTCGTACTCCTCTTGCGAACCGTCGCACCAGACGACGCGATCCGGCTCGGTCAGCTCCGCGATACGCGCGACCCAGTCGATCAGGCCGCGGTGCTTCACGTATTCGGGAACGTCGATCGGAACGGTGCGCGTCGCCGCGACCACGTTGCTTCGGGTCATGAGAGTGTCTCCGTGTTGTAGAACCAGAATTCCGTGCGTGCGCGGCGCGACGGCGCGCGCGGCGACGCGCGCAGCGGCGCTATGCGATGGCTGGGGGCGACGCATGCGCGTGTCGCGCATCGTGATCGTCGCATTCCACGTTCCGACTCCGACAATGGCGGAGCGTTCGTTTTTTTAGGGTTGGGAACGACTGAATCGCCGAGCTTGCTCATGCACCTGCCATACGATCAAGGTGAAAGCCAGCATACCATCGCGGCGCGCCCGGCGGCGTTGCGCCGCAACAAGGCGCGGCCCGCGCACGCGCGGCGCGGCTGCGTCGCGACGAACGCGCGCCGGGCCGTCCGCCGAACGCAATTGGAGCAATCCAGCATGCGGACGACAGGCGCCGACGCGGGTTTTCACCGACGGCCGCGCGCGGTCGGCGAGCGCCTGCTGCGCGCGCTGTCCGACGCCCGATTGTCGAACGCCTCTTGAAATCGCCTTCGCCGCGCCTATCTTCGAAACGCCGACGCAGCCGCCCCCGCGCGCTGCTCGCTTCGACCGATTTGTCGCGGTCCGACAAACGAACCGGTACGTATGCGCATACCGCCGATGCGTTCGCAGGGCCTCGTTCCAGGAGGACACGACCATGAGCGATCTCTATTTCGGCGCCGATCTCTTCAGCGAATTCGATCGTCTGCATCGGCAGATGACGAACCTGCTCGGCGGCTTCCCTTCCAGCATTCGAGCGAGCCGTCTCGGCGAATTCCCGCCACTGAACATCGGCACGACCGAGGATTCGATCGAGATCGTCGTGTTCGCGCCCGGCATGCGCGCGGCCGATTTCGACGTGTCGATCGACAAGGGGCTGCTCGCGATCAGCGGCGAGCGCAAGGCCGCGCAACGCGCGGAAGGCGACGTGCGCGCCTATGCGCAGGAGCGCTACAGCGGCGCATTTCGGCGCGTCGTCGAACTGCCGCAGAACGCCGATCCCGACAAGATCCGCGCGCGCTACGAGAACGGCTGCCTGCTGATCAGCGTCGGCAAGCGCGAAGCGTCGAAGCCGCGTGCGATCACCGTGCAATGAGCCCCGTCAGTCCCGAATCAAGGAGTCGATCGTGAACACCAGCCATCCAGCCGCACCACGTCAATCCGCCGCGCCGGCCCGCCGCGACGCGAGCGATGCGCCGCGCGCGCTCACGGTCACGCCGGCCGTCGACGTGTACGAAGACAAGCACGGCGTGACGCTATGGGCCGATCTTCCCGGCGTGCCGAAGGAGCGCCTCGAAGTGAAGGTCCACGACGGCCATCTGTCGATCGACGCGCACGCGGCGCTGCCGATGCCGGCGGGCCTGCGCGCGCAGCACGTCGAGGTGCGCGAACCGCATTTCACGCGCACGTTCCAGTTGAGCCCGGACTTCGACACGTCGAAGATCGAGGCGAATCTTCAGGATGGCGTATTGAAGCTGACGATTCCGCGGCGCGACGAAGCGCGCCCGCGGCGCATCGAAGTGATGTGATGCGACGTGAAGCGGCTGCCGCATCGGGCGCACCGTATACAGATTGCCGAAGCGCGCGGAAAACATGCCGTAGCCGAATCGCTTGCGCTCGTCGGCCGGCAGATGCGCGCCGGCTTCCGGCACGAAGTAATTGAAGCCGATGCCGGACAGCCGCCGCGAGATGCGCTGCGCGAAGCAACTGCCCGCGGTGCTCACCCTTTGCTGCGCGCTGATCCTGAATTTCGGCTCGACGACCGGATCGAACGCTTGCATGTCGACATTGGCGACCGCCTTGCGCCAGAACTGGTGAGGCGGCAGATGCTCTGCGCGATCGTGCAGCCGAGATCCAATTAAAAATATACCGATTCGGATTTCGAATCATTCCCATCCGTCAATTCGCTGGTGAATTCGATGTTTTTTTGGGCAGGCATGCAATGCCGGCAGCAACCATCCCGATAAAAACCAGACGAATATGCTCGTGCCGGCCCGTCGGTTTCCATGCGCGACGTCAATCCGGCTTGCCGATGCAACCATGCGAATGCATTTCGCAAGAATGCAAAATATCCGCTGCTTCAGCGTAGAATGCCGCAACCAATTTCGGTCCTACCCGGGAGAAAAATGGACATCTGCAATCGGGATATTGCGTCGTTCAACAAAATCAATATTGGTTGCGGGCATGACAAGCGGCCGGACTTTCTGAATGTCGATACGGACCCCGCCTGCCAGCCCGACATCCTGATTTCCGACAATGACTACGGCGGACTGCCGCGGCGGCATTTCGCCGCGGCGCTCGCGAAAGACGTGCTCGAGCACATCCCGCGCGGAGATACGGCGAACGTGGTGCTCGAATGGGCGGACCTGCTGTCGCCGGGCGGCACGCTCGAGCTGCGCACATCCAGCCTCCTCGGTATCGCCCGGCTGATGGAGCAGCATCCGAATTACGCCGACCAGGCGAACTACGCCGCCGGACTGTTCGGCAATCAGACTCATGCCGGCGAATTCCATTGCACGGCGTTTACCGAAGCGACGCTGAAGACCCAACTGATCGCGGCCGGCTTCGAGATCGCGAGCTTCGAGCTCGTCGACCATTGGCGCTTCGCGGTGCGCGCGATCAAGCAGACGGACTGGACGAAGCTGGCCGCCGCCGCGGCCGGAGAATCCAATCGCGCGTTCGTCGATATCGCGTATCGCGAGATCCTGTTTCGCGAGCCCGAAGCGTTCTTCCTCGAAATCGATCTCGCCGCGCTCGACGGCGGCACTTACTCGCGGCGCGATTTCGCCAAGAAGCTCCACGCGTGCGAGGAGCGCCGTCTGCGCGTCGCGATGAAGCACGGGTTGTAACCGCGCCGCTTGCGCGCGCACCGCCGCGACTTTTCTTTTGCCACCTCGCATTGGACAATGTGCGGCCAAGCTTCGCGCGCGCGAACGCTCGGGCTACTACGTCGTGCACGGCGCGCAGGCGAGCGCCCGCGCGAACGACGCGATCCGCACCGTCGGCGAGCTCGTCGCGCAGCCGTCCGTGCGCAAGCGGCGCTGACGGGCCGCGGGTCGCTCAGCGCGTCACGGTGGCCGAGATCTTCGCGATCGCGAACAGGAACCCGCCGAAGCACGGGCGAGCAGGATCGCCATCACCGGCACCCACGGCAGCTTCACCGACGCGAGATCGGCCTGATGCTCGGCCCCCTTGCGCACGCCGAAGAAACTTCACAACACCATGCGCATCATTCTCGTCAGCCCCATCGCCATTCTCCGCCATCGCGGCCCGCGGAAGGATCGGACCGCATCTCGTGCGCACCACGTTAGCGTCGCGCGACGAGCGATGAAAGCAGCAGTTCCGGGCTGTTCTCGCGCAGCAGACGGGTTCGCGGCTTCGCGCTCACCGGGCTCGAGCATGACAAAACGCCTTCGACATCCGCTGTCCATCAGACAATTCAAGTTGTAATATTCTGAAATTCCGGAAGCTCGCATGCTGCGTTCGCTCCGGATATCGAAAATCCAGCGGCCATGAGCCGCGAGGGGGAGCGTCGATGATCGATGGTTTCTATCGGATGTCGAACCAGACGGAATCCCGTCAGCTTTATCCCGTTCAGGAATACATCGATCAGCA contains:
- a CDS encoding methyltransferase domain-containing protein is translated as MDICNRDIASFNKINIGCGHDKRPDFLNVDTDPACQPDILISDNDYGGLPRRHFAAALAKDVLEHIPRGDTANVVLEWADLLSPGGTLELRTSSLLGIARLMEQHPNYADQANYAAGLFGNQTHAGEFHCTAFTEATLKTQLIAAGFEIASFELVDHWRFAVRAIKQTDWTKLAAAAAGESNRAFVDIAYREILFREPEAFFLEIDLAALDGGTYSRRDFAKKLHACEERRLRVAMKHGL